In the genome of Rhodothermales bacterium, the window GACGGCACCCTGACGCTCACCTTCCCCCTCGCCGGCGCTTCGATCGCCAACCTCATCGACGTCGTCGTCAAGGCGAGCAGCCCGGGCATCGGTTCCAGCGCCATCCTCAGCGACACCGACGGGCTCTTTACCACGGTGACGGGGGTGGTCGCGGTGGATCAGCTGTACTTCACGCCGGATTCCGAGGTGTTTACCAGCAACGGCATCATCGACATCGACGTGGATGACGTCTCGTTCGACACCGGAGAGGACTACGTCGAACTCCAGTCCGGCACCCTGATGATCGCCGAACTGGCGAACGAAATGGATCTGGACTTTGCCCGGCTCGCGTTCAGCCTCCCCGGTTTCCGGGTGGCGCCGTACACGCCGGCGGATTCGCTCGTCATCACCTTCGAGGGCCCGAGCGAAAACCCCAACGGGCGCCGCTACACCGGCCTCAAGCGCGGTACGACGCGGACCAACATCGACGTCGACCTGACCGGCGTCCGCATCTACCCGTCGGACAACCAGACGGTCTACCATGTCTACGGCGTCAGCGACAGCGGTTTGCCGAGCGCCCTGAACATCGCCGACCGCATCCGCGCCTCCATCGCTCCGGAAGGCCTCGAAATCGCTACCGTGAACGCCCTGATGGATCCCATCTCGGTCGCGATGAGCGATGACGTCGACGGCGACGACAAGCTCGACCTGTACAACAACGCCGAGGCCAACGTGATGGACCTGGGCAGCCTGGATTCGGTGCGCGACCTCGCCATCGAAGGCCTCCAGCTGAACGGGACGGAGCTGACGTTCTCGATCGACACGAACATCGGCGCCGACATCATCTTCTACGCCGCCATGGTCGGCATCAAGGATGACGGGACGGAAGTGTACCTGCAAGGCCGCAACGACCTCGCCGTGTCCGCCTCCGACACGATGGCCGCGCAGTTCCTCGTGAACGGGTCGCCCATCGCCGCCTCCAACCTGATCGCCTTCCCGATCCCCGGCACGCCCGACGCGTCGGAGACCGTCACGCGGACCGTTCGCATCAACAGCGAGAACTCGAACCTGGACGCTTTCCTGAGCAGCCTGCCGAAAGAGATGCGGTACGTGGGCAAGGGCATCGTCAAGGGCATGAACGGGCAGCGCGTGCAGCTTCAGAAGCCGTTCGTGCTCAACGCCGGCCTGAATGCCGGCATCCCGGTCAGCCTCGCCGGCGACGCCACCTACGCCGACGTGTTCGAGATCGACCTGTCGGACCTCGACGAGCTGACGGATCCGGACAACGACGTCCAGATCAATGGCGCGTCGCTCATCATCACGTACGAAAACGGCATCCCGCTCGGCATCGAGGCCTCCCTCGAAGTCCTCGACGGATCGGATCTCTCGCTGACGACCCTGCCGGAACTCGACGCCGAGGCCTGGTCGCTCGTGGCCGCGAAGTCCGACAACACGGGCTTTGCCACGGATGCCACGGCGGGCACGCTCGAATTCACGATCACCGAGGAGCAGCTCCGCACGATGAGTGCGGGCCGGAAAGCCCGGCTGCGGCTCACGCTCCGCACCAACGAAGGCCAGCCGGCCACGCTCCGCGCCAGCGACACGCTGAAGTTCAGCGTCCAGGGCCGGTTCGACCTCAACGTTCCCGTGAGCTTCGACTGACGGACCGCCCGTCGGTCCACGGTCCATCGTTCCATCTTCCCCTGTCCACGACTATGAAGCGTATTTTCTCCAGCATCTTTCTGGTCGCTGTCCTGGCGGTTTCGTTTACGACGAAGCCCGCCCAGGCCCAGCTCGACCTTCGGGGCGCCGCGACGCTCAGCACGGGAGGCGGCGGCGCCGCCTACGTCCGCGATACGGACGCCCTGTTCCTCAACCCGGGCAACCTGCTGCTCGACGACCGCGGCAGCCGGGTGGTGGTCACCCTCGGCGCGCTCCAGGCGTACGGCGGCGGGAGCCTGTTGCAGTTCAATCATTACACCAACAACTTCACGGGCGGCAACCTGATCGCGCCGGCGGATGTGGATGTGATGCTCGACGACTGGTTCGGCTCCAACCGCAAGGCCCACATGCGGCAGGTAGGCGTCGCCACCGATGTCGTGCCGCTGGCCTTCATGTTCCGCACGCGGCACAACTGGGCGGCCGGCATGGCGGTCCGGTCCCGCACGTTCAACCAGGTCGGCGTCAGCCGCGGCCTGTTCGAGCTGCTCCTCGAAGGAACGGACCAGACGGCCCAGCTGCCCGTCAACGTCGACGCCCAGTCGATGGCGATCACGGAGATCTCGGTGGCCTACAGCCGGCTGCTGCCGCGCTACCGGTTCCACTTCGGCATCGCGCCGAAGCTGGTCCTCGGCCACCACTACGCCCGCGGCTGGCTCGGCTCCAAACTGAACCTCGATGACGACGCCATCTCGCATCAGCTCAGCTATGTCACGCGAATCGCCGGCCCCCTGGCGAGCGACGCCGCCGACGCGTTCACGCTGTTCGAAGACTCCGGCTTCCTGTCCGACGCCGCGGCGCCCGATTTCGGGGACCCCACCTCGTTCATCGCCGGCAAGGGCTTCGGGTTCGATCTGGGCATCACCAACGAATTCAACAACGACCTCTATTTCGCCTTCAGCTTCACCGACCTCGGGTTCGTCCGGTGGACGCAGAACGCCGACGCCGTGGTCTCGGGGACGCATGAGTTCCAGTTCGGCGGCCTCGACGTGGATCTGGACCGGCTGAACGACGAATTCGACGGCGACCTCGGCGCCTACGCCGAAGACGTGCTCACGGAACTGGTCGAAGGCGCCTACGACACCTACGAGCGCTGGCCGGGCGCGTTCACCACGTCGCTCCCGACGGCCATGCACGCCGGCGTGTCCTGGCACCGGATGGGCGGCCGGCTCATCCTGAACGGCGGCAGCTCCATGGCGCTGAACACCGAGGCCGGCAACATGTCGCGCGTGCCGAGCCTGCATGCCGGCGTGTCCTTCAGCCCCGGCCGGCGGTATTCGCTGCCCCTGCGCACCGGCGTCCGTGTCGGCGGCGGCGGCGCGATGACCCTCGGCTTCGGCTTCGGCATCCTGACGCCCGTCTACGACATCAACATCGGCCTCGCCGCCACCCCCCGCTCCGACCTCGTCGGCGGCGGCGCCCGCTACATGCTGGCCGTGTCGGTGGCGAATATTCGGATTTGAGGGGTTTAGGGTTCGAGGTTCAAGGTTCAAGGTGTAAATGGAGACCGATCTCCCTTGAACCTTATGCCTTGAACCTCGAACATCGAACCTTGAACCTCGAACCGTATGCCTTGAACGCCTGATCGCGCCAGCGATCAGGCAAAATGCACCTGCGTCACCCCCGGGCCGCCGTCGTCCCAGGAGGCGTCTTCGTAGCGGGTGACTTCGGGCGTCTGGTTGAGGTATTCGTGGATCGCGGCGCGCAGGGCGCCGGTGCCTTTTCCGTGCAGGATCTCGACGCGGTTCAGGTTGGCGGCGATGGCTTCGTCGATAAAGCGGGACGTCTCGGCGAGGGCTTCGTCGACGCGACGCCCGCGCAGGTCGATGCGTTGGCGAGCGCGAACGGCGCTCATCTGCATGGGATCCGCAGCGACGTGGCGGACGGTGACCTGCTGCCGGCGGGGGCCGGCCACCTTGGTCAGCCGCTTCAAATCCACCCGGAGGTGCATCGATCCGGCCATGATGACGGCCTGCTTGCCGTCGATCTCCAGCAGATCGGCCGTGGTGTTTCCGCCGTCGAGCACGACCTGATCGCCCACGGTCAGCGGGCCGGCGGCTTCCTGCGCGGGAGACGGCTTCGGGCGCGGCGGCCGGCGCTTCTTCACCTGCTGCTTCTGCACCTGGACAGTCTCCTTGAGCGCATCGAGCTCGGCGCGCACCTGACGGGTGACGTCGCGCGCGGCCTGGCTCTCCTTGATCTCGCGGATCGTCCGTTCCACCTGGGCATTCGCCTTCTGGATCACCTGCTCCGCCGCCTCGAGGGCCTGCTCCTTGATGACCTCTTTCTGGTCCTGCAGGCGCTGGTGGAGCTGCCGGTATTTCGCCTCCTCGGCGCGCGCCAGCCCGGCGGCCGCCTCGGCATCGCGTAGCTGGTGCTCGAGCGACACGGTCCGGCGTTCGAGCGTGTTGATCAGGTCTTCCAGGTTCGTTTTTTCGCGACCGACGAGGTCGCGCGCCCGCTCGAGCACGTCCACATCGAGCCCGCGCCGCTCCGCGATCGAAAACGCGTACGACGATCCGGGGATGCCGGCCTGGAAAACGTACGTCGGCTCCAGCGTTTCCTGATCGAACTGCATCGACCCGTTTTCGACGCCGGGCGTTTCATGCGCGAAGGCCTTCAGCGAGCCGTGATGGGTGGTGGCGATGGTGCGCGCCTGCTTCCGGGTGAGCGTTTCCAGGACCGCCTGCGCCAGCGCCCCGCCCTCCGCCGGATCCGTCCCCGTCCCCGCCTCATCGATCAGGATCAGTGTCGAAGCGCCGGCGTGCTGCAGCATGTGGTGCAGGTTGGCGATGTGCGAGCTGAAGGTGGACAGGTCGTCCTCGATCGACTGGCCGTCGCCGATGTCCACGAACAGGTTTGAGAAGAGGGCGAACCGCGTCGAGGGGTGCGCCGGCAGCGGCATCCCGTAGGCGATCATCAGCGCAAAGAGGCCGACGGTCTTGAGCGCGACGGTTTTCCCGCCGGCGTTGGGCCCGGTGATAAGCAGCGTGTTGAACGCCTCGCCGAGTTGCAGATTCAGTGGGATGACCTCGCGCGCCGCCTCCTGCGGTCCGGGCTGGGCAAAACGCAGCGCCAGGACCGGGTTGCGCCCGCCTCGGATGTCGACCACGCCGGCCGTGTTCAGTTCAGGGACGGAGGCATCCATCGCCCGGGCGAGCCGCGCGCGCGCCTGGATCGTGTCGAACGCGGCGAGTTCGCCGAGGCCGGCGCGCAGGGGCGCCTGGTGTTCCCGAAGCAGGTCGGTCGCTTCCTGCAGGATCCGGATGATCTCGCGCCGCTCCTCCGCTTCGAGCGACCGCACGTCGTTGTTC includes:
- a CDS encoding endonuclease MutS2, yielding MVLYPASLESALGFDVLRDRLIEHAMSSAGADRLAAMRPLRGEEATRNALARVAEYLDALRYDDRIPFDAVPDVREGLQQIGPAGAYLEPETLLDVWRVLSVMRLVRQYFIQRKDKYPMLAREAEALCALPQVEQRLREIVDDEGRIREHASPELRRIRDRLARRQAQLREAMQQALRKAIGQGYSTEEQPTIRGGRMVIPVRVEAKRKIDGFVHDVSATGQTVYIEPADCLDLNNDVRSLEAEERREIIRILQEATDLLREHQAPLRAGLGELAAFDTIQARARLARAMDASVPELNTAGVVDIRGGRNPVLALRFAQPGPQEAAREVIPLNLQLGEAFNTLLITGPNAGGKTVALKTVGLFALMIAYGMPLPAHPSTRFALFSNLFVDIGDGQSIEDDLSTFSSHIANLHHMLQHAGASTLILIDEAGTGTDPAEGGALAQAVLETLTRKQARTIATTHHGSLKAFAHETPGVENGSMQFDQETLEPTYVFQAGIPGSSYAFSIAERRGLDVDVLERARDLVGREKTNLEDLINTLERRTVSLEHQLRDAEAAAGLARAEEAKYRQLHQRLQDQKEVIKEQALEAAEQVIQKANAQVERTIREIKESQAARDVTRQVRAELDALKETVQVQKQQVKKRRPPRPKPSPAQEAAGPLTVGDQVVLDGGNTTADLLEIDGKQAVIMAGSMHLRVDLKRLTKVAGPRRQQVTVRHVAADPMQMSAVRARQRIDLRGRRVDEALAETSRFIDEAIAANLNRVEILHGKGTGALRAAIHEYLNQTPEVTRYEDASWDDGGPGVTQVHFA
- a CDS encoding DUF5723 family protein, translating into MKRIFSSIFLVAVLAVSFTTKPAQAQLDLRGAATLSTGGGGAAYVRDTDALFLNPGNLLLDDRGSRVVVTLGALQAYGGGSLLQFNHYTNNFTGGNLIAPADVDVMLDDWFGSNRKAHMRQVGVATDVVPLAFMFRTRHNWAAGMAVRSRTFNQVGVSRGLFELLLEGTDQTAQLPVNVDAQSMAITEISVAYSRLLPRYRFHFGIAPKLVLGHHYARGWLGSKLNLDDDAISHQLSYVTRIAGPLASDAADAFTLFEDSGFLSDAAAPDFGDPTSFIAGKGFGFDLGITNEFNNDLYFAFSFTDLGFVRWTQNADAVVSGTHEFQFGGLDVDLDRLNDEFDGDLGAYAEDVLTELVEGAYDTYERWPGAFTTSLPTAMHAGVSWHRMGGRLILNGGSSMALNTEAGNMSRVPSLHAGVSFSPGRRYSLPLRTGVRVGGGGAMTLGFGFGILTPVYDINIGLAATPRSDLVGGGARYMLAVSVANIRI